The Bacteroidales bacterium genome includes the window CGCCAGGAAATAACTGATACAATCCCTTGATATCTACGATCCCCGACTTACCCACCTTTCTGATGGTCAGGGTTTCCCCTTTCCCGCTGGCTGCACGAAGGAATTCAAGTACCTCAAAATGCTTATCAGTCAGTTCAATTCCTTCTTCTTTCGCCATCTCGCTCGCAATCTCCCTGTTCCACTCGGAAGGGTTTGTCATATATCCTTCATCATTTACCTCAACAGCTTGTCCAGCATACGTTTTTGTTGCCATAATTTTTCAGTTTTTATGTTTAAAATTCCTTGTTTTCATTTGTCGTACTCATGTTCTTCAGGAAGGTGAACAGAAAGCCCCAGGCCTTTTTCATTTCAGGTTTATTGATCTCCCTGATCACTTTAAAAATGGAGTATTCCGGTACATCCTTCGTCTCCATATTAGAGAATACTCTCACTGCCGTATCCATCGATTTAAGCATTTCCGGCTGGGTCAGGTTCTTCACCGTATCCAGGATCATGACCACATTGTCGGCCAGCATACGTACATCATTGATACTGTAATTAGTGACAATCTTGTCTATTATAGCTCTGGACTCTCTCATGAAATCAAAATAGCCCTTCTGCTCAAATTCATGCAATTTCCTGGTCGAATCGATAATTACCTCGTTGGCAATGGGGCCCACATCCTTTAACAGGTCCATCATACTGCCCAGGGTATCCAGAAGGGCATTGAAGTTGCCAATATTTTGCGCCACCCGGATTCCCAGTTCTCTGAGCTGATCCGGATCCAGCACTACTTCGTGCTCATCCAGTGCTTTCACCGTCGAATCATAGGCATCCTTGCCAATGATGGATACATCGGCGACCAGGTCATCCAGGGCCTGAGACTTTAACCTTTGCTGGTTCACATAGTCCAGGATCGTGTCGACCTTTTGGTTTAACTCAGCAATCTGTTGTTTTGTATTATCTGCCATCTTTTCTGCTTAATCAATGTGGTTCTTCTTTCCAGCCATGGTCATATGGGCCTCTATGGGCATCTCTTTCCCACGCAGCAGGATATGCCAGTATATCCAGCGGAAGATCATCTTACCGTAATGATTGATCTTGGTATTCTTTAGCAATCCGAAAGGACCGATCCCCGGCAGGGGGAAGGTTCCGGGCAAGGGCTCGGTATCGTAATTGAAGTCGATTAATGCACCTTTACCGTACCCGGTCTCAATATAGCAGTTGGCATGTCCGTCGAACCGGGCCGTCAGCGGCCTGTTCTCCATGGCACTCATCATATTCTCGAAGAGGATTTCAGCTGCAAAATGCGCCACGGAGCCTGCTTTTGAGGTCGGTATGTTGGCGGCATCACCCAGCACAAAAATATTTTCAAACTTCCTGGACTGAAGGGTCTCCTTATCGGTATCCACATAATTCATATCATCACCCAGCCCGCTTCGTTCGATCATCTCCGAACCCATATTTACAGGAACGATGGTCAGCACATCAAACGGGATCTCCACCTCGTCGTAGGACCTGATGACCTTTTTTTCATTATCCACACTTTCCAGATAAAACTCCGGCACCACTTTAATATTCTTTTCATCCAGGAGCTGGCTGAGCATCTTTGTGGCAATGGGTTTGGTGAAAGCTCCGGGTAGTGGTGTCACATAGGTAATATCCACCTTATCCCTGATCCCCTTCTCTGTAAAGTAGGCTTCGGCCAGGCATACAAATTCAATAGGGGCCACCGGACATTTAAATGGTAACTCGGAAATGCACAGGACCAGTTTCCCTCCTTCCCAGTTCTTAAAAAAACGCTGCAGTGCCACAGCGCCCTCAACGGTATAAAAATCGAAAATACTTTTATACCACTCATTACCCAGGAGTCCGGGAGTCTCATCCGGCCGGGTCTGGGTGCCGGTGGCAATAATCAGGAAGTCATACTTCATACAGGTACCGTCCATCAGGTGTACCCTGTTCTCTCCCCCTTCAATGCGGTCAATTTCCTGATAGATCACCTGCATTCCCGAGGGAAAGAAATCTCCCTTGGGCTTTATAACATCACTTTTATTGTAGATTCCGAATGGAATGAACAGAAAGCCCGGTTGATAATAATGGGTCTTATGCTGATCCACGATTGTGATCTCCCATTCCTGGCGATCCAGTGCCTTGAAAAGCTTATTGGCCATCATGGTGCCAGCTGTTCCCCCACCCAGTATTAAAATCTTTTTCATAATATTGTAGTTTTCTTTTGATTTTGCTTGGAGGTCAAAAATAGCGGAAGAAATTTTGTGTTATTTAAATCACGATATGATAATTATCATAGTATGACAACTATCATATGCCTGTATGTTAACCAACATTCAAAATAGAGCGGATGGATCCGGGTTGTACTTGTGAATTCTGTGAACTCAGAGAGCTTTTCGTGGTGAACCTGGATGAAGAACACATGGATCTGTTGTGTTCCAGCAAGGTAGAAAAGGAGTTTTTAACCGGGGAGACCATCATCAAAGAAGGGACCCGGATACAGGATTTCTCCTATCTGAAAAGCGGGTTGGTAAAACTGTTCCGAAGGGATCAAGGCGGGAAGGAACAGATCATTACCATTGCAAAACCTAAGGATTACGTTAGCCTGCTCAGCGTTTTCTCGAACGAATATTACAATTATTCCGTTACAGCGCTGGAAGACTCTGTCACCTGTAACCTGAATATGACGGAGATCAAAGCCCTGATCATCAATGACGGGAAACTCGCCCTGAATCTGCTTGGTAAAATGAGCAGGGTGGCAGATACCATCATCCTTGAATCTTTAGAAATCCGTAAGAAGCATCTGAGGGGACGCGTGGCTTATCTCCTGATTTATTTTTCCACGAAAATATTCTACTCGGATGAATTTGAACTTCCGCTCACCCGGAAGGAAATGGCAGAGTTCGTGGGCATGACCACAGAAAACGTGATCCGGACCCTGAGCGAGTTCCGCCGGGACGGAATTCTGAAAATTTATGGCAAAACCATCCATATTTCCAATATGGAGTCTCTTCAATCCATTGCTGAATTTGGCTAAGCAATTATATTTCTTTCTATTTTAGCAGCTTCATGCACTTAAACCATCCACATGAAAAAAACTAAGGTCCGCTTAATCTGTACACTTCTTACAGGCTTGGCGATATTTCTGCAAACAAGTCAGGCCCAGCCGCTTTCATATAAAAATCCTGATCAGTTATCCGGCTGGATGGAGCAAATCCAGAAAAAACATCCGGAAATGGTAAGCATCCTTCATTTGACAAGCACCCCCGGGGGAAGGCCCCTGTATATGATTCAGATAGGGAATCGACATGAAAAGACCCGGGCAGAAAATCCTTCCATTTTTGTGGCGGCCAATCTCGAAGGTAACAGGCCACTGGCAACCGAAGGAGCTGTCTTCCTGGCGGAAACCTTACTCTCGGACCCGGTCCATACCGACTCCCTGAACTGGTACATCCTTCCCCTGGGGAATCCGGATGCTGCGTCCGGATTTTTTGAAAGCCCCCTGGCTGAAGATTCAAGGAATGACCTTCCGACCAATGACGACATGGATGATCTTACTGATGAAGATGGAGTGAATGATCTCAACGGCGATGGTTGGATCACCAAAATGCGCCAGGTTCATCCCGATGGTGAATGGATCATCTCTGATACCGACCCCAGACTGATGCAAAAAGCAGATCCGAAAAAAGGGGAACAGGGAGTATATAAGCTTTACTCCGAAGGAACAGATGGGGATGGGGATGGAAAATACAATGAAGATGGTCCGGGTGGAACCAATGTGGGGCTTAACTTTCCACAGCTTTTCAAACACTATACCTCCGACGGCGGGCTTTTCCCGGGATCCAGCCCTGAAGCCTATGCCCTTATGAAATTTGTCTTTGAACATCCCGGGATTGCCATGATCGTATCATTCGGATCAACCAACTGGTGCTACAAGCCACCCATTGGAGGGAGAAAGGGAGAAAAGGACCTCAACAAGATCCGGCTGACAGAGAGGCAGGCCCGGCAGTTTAGCCTAGATCAGAACAGGACCTACAGCCTGACAGAACTGCTGGAAATTTTAAAGTCCGGGAATCCGCAAATGCAAATGGATGAGAGCGCCCTCGCAGGATACCTGGGATTGGGTGCAGCTTTAAATCCCCAGGAAGGGGACCTGCTCTTTTATGAAAAATACGCCGAAGCCTATAAATCCTATCTGAAAGAACAGGGAGCCGGCCAGGAACGAACGGATCCTGCTCCGGCAAAGGATGGTTCGCTCGAGCTTTGGGGCTATTTCCAGGTGGGTGTTCCGGTATTCAGTCTGGATCTGTGGGGATTGAGCAAAATAGATTCTGCAAACCTGGAAGAGACCTTGCTTGCTTATTCGGACAGCCAGCCGGGACAGAGAGGCTTTGTGGAGTGGGAGCCTTTTGATCACCCTAGCCTGGGAAGCGTTGAAATTGGCGGTTTTATTCCCTATCTGGAAACCACTCCTCCTTACGAATGGACAGATTCTCTGCTGAACCTGCATATCCCCTGGATCCTGAAACTGGCAGGGGAATTACCGGATCTGCATATCTATGAAGTCAGAACGACCTCAAAGGGCAAGGGTATATACCAACTGGATATCTGGATAGAGAACCGGGCATTTATCCCCTTCCCCACAAATATGGGCAACAGGAACAGACAACCCGCTCCGGCGGTGCTTTCCCTGGAGGGAGAAGCGCTGGAGTTCATCTCCGGATACCCGCGAATACCAATCGGCCGGGTAGATGGAAATTCACGGGTCAAAACCACATGGATCATTCAGATGGAAAAACCCGGCAGTATAAACCTGAAGCTGGAAAGCAAAACCGCCGGCCATGACCAGCTTACCATAAACATAGGAGGATAGAGTCATGAAAAAGAGCTTCATACTAGTATTCGCTATAAGCATTATAGCCACCACCTTCACCTCCGCACAGGATGCAGGCCTTACACTTCGCTTCGATCACTATTACGATTACGGCCAGCTGGTGGAGGCCATGCAAAAACTGCACCAGGCCTATCCCGGGCTGACTGCTCTGGATCTGGTGGGATACAGCGAGGAGGACAGGGCCATCTATGCACTGACCATTTCAAATCCAAAAACCGGCGATCATTTGTCGAAGCCAGGCGTCTATGTGGACGGCAATATTCATGGCAACGAGGTTCAGGCCGGAGAAGTCTGTCTTTACCTGGCAAACAGGCTGCTGTCACTTTATGGCAGCAATGAACAAATCACCTCCCTGGTAGATAAGAACAGTTTTTACATCATCCCGGCTGTGAATGTGGATGGACGCTATCATTTTTTTGAAGATGCCAATACTTCCAGTTCGAGCCGTAGCCTGCTCAGGCCGAAAGATGATGACAGAGACGGTCTGTTTGATGAAGATCCTAACGATGACCTGGATGGGGACGGAAATATCTGTGACATGCGAAAAAGGGATCCCAACGGAACCCACCGGACCGATCCCTACGATTCCAGGCTGATGGTCCGGGTGAAGCCCGGAGAGAAGGGAGAATGGATACTCCTGGGCCGGGAAGGCATTGATAATGATGGAGACGGAAGGATCAACGAAGACACCGAGGGCTATGTGGATCCAAACAGGAACTGGGGCTACAACTGGGCCCCCAACTATGTCCAGAGAGGAGCCGGATACTACCCCTTATCGGGAACAGGCCTGAAAGCCATTGCAGACTATTTGCTCAACCGGCCCAATGTGATCATGGTCTGGGCCTTTCATAATTCGGGGGGAATGTTTCTCAGAGGACCTTCCACCCAGGAGGAGGGAGAGTTTCCCCAGGGCGATCTGAGAGTTTATGACTACCTGGGCAAAAACAGCGAGATGATCACTCCGGGATATCAGTACCTGCTGGTCTGGAAGGACCTTTACTCCACCTATGGGGATTTTACCGGTTTTACCACCAATATCATTGGATCCTATGGTTTTGTAGGAGAATTGTATCAATCTTCGGCCGAAACCTACGCGCTGAATGAAAAGTTGAAAAAACCGGGTGAGAGAAGCCGGGAAGAGGGAGCCGAGGATTCAAATCATCAGCGTCTGCAGTTTAATGACCATGTGGTGCAGGGCGAACTCTTCAAACCGTGGACCCCTTTCAATCATCCGGTTTATGGAGAGATTGAGATTGGCGGATGGACAAAAATGAGTTCCAGGCTGCCCCATCCTTTTATGCTCCAGGACCTGGTTCACAGAAACGCCAGCGCAGTAATTTTTACAGCTGCTCAGACTCCCGAAATTAAAGCAGAGCTCATCGAAAAAAAGGAAATTGGGAAAAACCTATACCAGGTCAGAATCCGCCTGATAAATAATCATGCCATACCCACGCTCACTTACCAATCCTTGAAAAACAAATCACACCGACAGGATATTCTGAAGGTTTCCGGACCGTCCATTCAGGTGGTGGCCGGCGGAAAGTTGCTGGATGCTCACCTGAACCAGAGTGAATATAAAGAACACAAGCCACAAATCCAGTTTATCCAGATACCGGGTTTTGGAAAGGTGGAATATCAGTTCCTGATTTCAGGAAAAGGAAGTGTGGTGGTGGATTATTCCTCCTTAAAAGCCAGGGACCAGCAACTGGAGTTTAATCTTTAGCAGAAAACAGTCCGGTCGAAAAACCGCGTCACTCCTTTCAGATCGTCACTCCGTTTGTCAAATTGCGGACAAAATGTTACGATTCGTAACTATTTATGCCATAATATATATTTTTTGTTACTTATTTGTCATTGTAGATTATATATTCATATATTTGAAGCCTGTTTAATGTTAATTTGTAACAAAGAATATGGCTTATGTGTGGATTTTCGGTTTATACAGGCGATGACAGGATGCTGCGGCTACAGGTGGTCAGCGAGTTTCAAAAAATAAAATACAGGGGTCCGGATAATTCGGTGGCCTGTGACCTTGGAAGCCATGGATGGATGGGCTTTCACCGGCTGAAGATCATCGATACATCGGACGCCGGGAACCAGCCCCTGATCCACAAAGGACTGCACCTGGTTGCCAATGGGGAGGTATACAACTACAAAAGCCTGAAGGAGCATTACGAAGAGTCCTATACCTTCCGGTCGGAGAGCGATTGTGAAGTGATCATTCCCATGTTTATGGAACTGGGGATGGAAGAGACGGCGCGGCAGCTCGACGCCGAGTTTGTCTGCGTGCTTTACGATGCCGAGGTGGACAAGTATTATGCTGCCAGGGATCCGGTAGGTATCCGCCCCATGTTTTATGGCTATGCCTCCGACGGAAAGATCATGTTCGCGAGTGAAATGAAAGCCCTGAGCAAGCTTTGCACGGTAGTCAGGCCTTTCCCCCCGGGTCACATCTTCGATGGAGAAAAGTTTATTTCTTACCGGGATATTTCAGCGGTCGAAGAGGAGACCGGGGAGGAGACCGGGGAGGTCTTCGCACAAATAAACAAATACCTCACCCGGGCGGTGGAAAAAAGGCTGCAGGCCGATGTGCCGGTAGGATTTCTTTGCAGCGGCGGACTCGATTCCAGCCTGGTGTGTGCCATTGCAGCCCGGATGATGGACAAACCCATCCGGACCTTTGCGGTTGGTATTGACAAAGATCCCATCGACACCAAATATGCCCGGATTGTTGCTGATTACCTGGGGGCCGATCATACCGAAGTGCTCTTCACCAAACAGGATATTTTTGACACCCTGAGCACTCTGATCTACCATATTGAGACCTATGATATCACCACCATCAGGGCCTCCATGGGCATGTACCTGGTGAGCAAATACATTAGCGAACATACAGATATCAAGGTCCTGATGACCGGGGAGATCAGCGATGAGATCTTCGGCTACAAGTATACCGATTTTGCTCCCTCCCCTTCTGCCTTCCAGCAAGAGGCGGAGAAGCGCCTGAAAGAGATCTATATGTACGATGTGCTGAGGGCCGACCGGAGTATCTCCTCCAACGGACTGGAGGCCAGGGTTCCTTTCGGAGATCTGGATTTCGTCAAATATGTAATGAGCATCCCGCCCGAAAAAAAGATGAACTTCACCGGCATTGGCAAATATTTATTGCGCAAGGCCTTTGAGGGTGACTATCTTCCGCATGACATTTTATACCGGGAGAAGGCGGCATTCTCTGATGCAGTGGGTCACAGTGTGGTAGACAACCTGAAGGCCTATGCCGAAGAAATGTACAGCGATGAGGACCTGATGGATGCCGAACTGAAATATACCCATGCCACACCCATTTCCAAGGAGTCGCTGATGTACCGCGATATCTTCGAGTCTCACTTCCCCGGCCGTTCAAAAGCCGTGGCCGATTTCTGGATGCCCAACAAAGAGTGGGACAACTGCGATGTAAATGATCCCAGTGCACGGGTGCTTCCCAATTATGGGAAAAGCGGAGAATAGACCAGAAAGACACCGTTTTGTATAGACCGCCCCGGAAAGGCGGTCTTTTTTTTCAGACTGCCTGTCTTCACAGCCCTTGGTTTCTGGCTGCTTCAAGAATAAAGTATACGATTTTTACAGTTTTACTTGACAATCGTATATTTTTTACCTTATATTTGTACGAAATATGTGTTTTATTACTTATTTCGTAATTTCATGAGCTCTAAGTATAATCCTAAAAGGGAACAAATCCTGAAGACCGGAAAGGAATTATTCTGGAAATTTGGCTTCAAAAGGGTCACCATTGAGGAGATCTGCAAGGAGGCCGGCACCAGTAAAATGACCTTCTACAAATATTTCAGCAACAAGATGGATCTGGTGAAAACCATCATGGACAGGATTCTCCAGGACTCCCTGGAAAAATACAGACAAATATTGGCCAGCGATATTCCCTATTCGGAAAAAGTAACTGGCATGATCCAGCTGAAAAGAGATCAGATCGAAACCATGAGCAGCGAGTTTTTCAGAGATTATGTTCAGAGTGGCGATCCCGAATTACTTGCATATCTGGAAAAGGTTTCCGTGGAAAGCATGCAAATTTTCATGGACGACTTCCATAAAGCGCAAGAGAAGGGGGATATCCGGAAAGATCTCAAAGTGGAATTTATCATGATTGTCATGAACCGCCTGATTGATATGGCCCATGAGCATGCGCTTCTGGACCTGTACAAAAATCCCCAGGACCTGGTTTTGGAAATTACCAAATTCCTTTTTTACGGCATCCTCAACAGGGAGCTTCATACTTGAAAGAGTGATGGAAAGATATCCTTTCATACTGGCACTTATTTTGAGCATTCTCCTGACTCCCGGGAAGGCAGAGGCTCAGTCGCTGGAATTCAGGGGACAGGCCATCGGGTGGACCACCCTGAACCCGGCCGATCCTTTCCAGGCCCAGGCCGGGCTCCGGTATATCCCGGAACTAAGTTTCTCCGTACCCGGTGGTAAATACACCTTTGAAGGGGAGTTTTCAGCCAACCTCTGGGCCAGCGGGATCTACAGCGGCGATTCCATCGATCTGGATGAAGAGATCTCTCCCTACCGGATGTGGGTAAGATTCTCCGGAGATCAGTTTGAGCTCCGGGCCGGATTGCAAAAGATCAATTTTGGTTCGGCTCAAATGTTCCGTCCCCTGATGTGGTTCGACCGGATTGATCCCCGGGATCCCCTGCAGCTCACCGACGGGGTTTACGGGCTTCTGGGCCGCTATTATTTCCTGAATAATGCCAATATCTGGCTCTGGGGACTTTACGGGGATGATAAGATAAAGGGATGGGAGTTTATCCCCAGCAGGAAGAACAGCATGGAATACGGAGGCAGAGTTCAATTGCCGCTGTACACCGGAGAGATCGCAGCCAGCTATCATCACCGGATCGCCGACCCGGGACCGGTCCTGCCGGATTCCATCACCCTGGGCGAAGACTCGCCGGAAAACCGGATCGGACTCGACTTCAAACTAGACCTGGCTGTGGGACTGTGGGCCGAGCTGGCCCTGAGCAAACAGGATTTCACTTTTACGTCCCTGAATTATAAAAGCTTGATCAATATGGGGATGGATTATACCTTCTCCCTGGGCAACGGGTTAAATATGATGGCAGAAGGTTTTGGCTACCTGCAGGGTGAAAGGCCCTTCTCCCCGGAACAGGAACTCTGGTTCGGCCTGCTTTCGGCCAGCTACCCCATCAACATCATTCACAATGTGAGCGCCATGCTCTTCTATGACTTCAGTAGCAAGAATCTCTACCGCTTTATTAACTGGTCGGTAGCATACGATAAATGGAGCTTTTACATCATGGGATTCTGGAACCCGGATACCTATACCCTCTACAATGTGGACCCGCGCACGAGCCTTTATGGCGGCTGGGGATTCCAGCTGATGGCTGTATTTAATCATTAAAAACGATCATATAAAAAAGGAGTAATGAAAAACGGAAGTATTATCACCATTGAAAACCTGATCAAGAGTTTTCCTGTTGGTGTGGGCAAATTCACCGCCCTGAATGACATTTCACTCACTTTCGAAAAAGGAGAGTTCTCCGGTATTGTGGGCCCGTCCGGCTCTGGCAAAACCACCCTGCTGAATATCCTGGGTTCTCTGGATACACCCAGCCAGGGGCTTACCAATGTTCTGGGAACCACATCCTCTCAGAGGAATCCAAAGGTAGCTGCAACCTTAAGAAAAAAGCATATCGGGTTCATCTTCCAGACCTACAACCTGATGTCTGTATACACGGTCTACGAAAACGTGGAGTTCCCGCTTCTCTTGCTGAAGACGCCTTCTGCCGAACGCAGAAAGGCGGTCCTGGAAGCCCTGGAATGGGTCGGACTCACCGATAAAATAAAATCAAAACCCCCCATGCTGTCAGGAGGTGAAAGCCAGCGGGTTGCCATAGCCAGAGCCATGGTAAAAAAGCCGGACCTGGTCCTGGCCGACGAGCCCACCGCCAATCTGGATGCAAAAAATTCTCACCACATTCTCCAGACCATGGAGAAACTGAATAAAGAACTGGAAACCACCTTTGTTTTCGCTACCCACGATGAAAAAGTGATCGGATATCTGAGACGGATCATCAGGCTGGAGGATGGCAAGGTGGTTTCAGATGAGAACGTAAAAAACAGAAAACCATGATCGCATTTAAACTGGCATATAAAAACCTTTTGGGTGCAGGCTTG containing:
- the asnB gene encoding asparagine synthase B, giving the protein MCGFSVYTGDDRMLRLQVVSEFQKIKYRGPDNSVACDLGSHGWMGFHRLKIIDTSDAGNQPLIHKGLHLVANGEVYNYKSLKEHYEESYTFRSESDCEVIIPMFMELGMEETARQLDAEFVCVLYDAEVDKYYAARDPVGIRPMFYGYASDGKIMFASEMKALSKLCTVVRPFPPGHIFDGEKFISYRDISAVEEETGEETGEVFAQINKYLTRAVEKRLQADVPVGFLCSGGLDSSLVCAIAARMMDKPIRTFAVGIDKDPIDTKYARIVADYLGADHTEVLFTKQDIFDTLSTLIYHIETYDITTIRASMGMYLVSKYISEHTDIKVLMTGEISDEIFGYKYTDFAPSPSAFQQEAEKRLKEIYMYDVLRADRSISSNGLEARVPFGDLDFVKYVMSIPPEKKMNFTGIGKYLLRKAFEGDYLPHDILYREKAAFSDAVGHSVVDNLKAYAEEMYSDEDLMDAELKYTHATPISKESLMYRDIFESHFPGRSKAVADFWMPNKEWDNCDVNDPSARVLPNYGKSGE
- a CDS encoding Crp/Fnr family transcriptional regulator, whose protein sequence is MDPGCTCEFCELRELFVVNLDEEHMDLLCSSKVEKEFLTGETIIKEGTRIQDFSYLKSGLVKLFRRDQGGKEQIITIAKPKDYVSLLSVFSNEYYNYSVTALEDSVTCNLNMTEIKALIINDGKLALNLLGKMSRVADTIILESLEIRKKHLRGRVAYLLIYFSTKIFYSDEFELPLTRKEMAEFVGMTTENVIRTLSEFRRDGILKIYGKTIHISNMESLQSIAEFG
- a CDS encoding M14 family zinc carboxypeptidase, which produces MEQIQKKHPEMVSILHLTSTPGGRPLYMIQIGNRHEKTRAENPSIFVAANLEGNRPLATEGAVFLAETLLSDPVHTDSLNWYILPLGNPDAASGFFESPLAEDSRNDLPTNDDMDDLTDEDGVNDLNGDGWITKMRQVHPDGEWIISDTDPRLMQKADPKKGEQGVYKLYSEGTDGDGDGKYNEDGPGGTNVGLNFPQLFKHYTSDGGLFPGSSPEAYALMKFVFEHPGIAMIVSFGSTNWCYKPPIGGRKGEKDLNKIRLTERQARQFSLDQNRTYSLTELLEILKSGNPQMQMDESALAGYLGLGAALNPQEGDLLFYEKYAEAYKSYLKEQGAGQERTDPAPAKDGSLELWGYFQVGVPVFSLDLWGLSKIDSANLEETLLAYSDSQPGQRGFVEWEPFDHPSLGSVEIGGFIPYLETTPPYEWTDSLLNLHIPWILKLAGELPDLHIYEVRTTSKGKGIYQLDIWIENRAFIPFPTNMGNRNRQPAPAVLSLEGEALEFISGYPRIPIGRVDGNSRVKTTWIIQMEKPGSINLKLESKTAGHDQLTINIGG
- a CDS encoding TusE/DsrC/DsvC family sulfur relay protein, which gives rise to MATKTYAGQAVEVNDEGYMTNPSEWNREIASEMAKEEGIELTDKHFEVLEFLRAASGKGETLTIRKVGKSGIVDIKGLYQLFPGGPLKFSSKFAGIAKPASCV
- a CDS encoding M14 family metallopeptidase, producing MKKSFILVFAISIIATTFTSAQDAGLTLRFDHYYDYGQLVEAMQKLHQAYPGLTALDLVGYSEEDRAIYALTISNPKTGDHLSKPGVYVDGNIHGNEVQAGEVCLYLANRLLSLYGSNEQITSLVDKNSFYIIPAVNVDGRYHFFEDANTSSSSRSLLRPKDDDRDGLFDEDPNDDLDGDGNICDMRKRDPNGTHRTDPYDSRLMVRVKPGEKGEWILLGREGIDNDGDGRINEDTEGYVDPNRNWGYNWAPNYVQRGAGYYPLSGTGLKAIADYLLNRPNVIMVWAFHNSGGMFLRGPSTQEEGEFPQGDLRVYDYLGKNSEMITPGYQYLLVWKDLYSTYGDFTGFTTNIIGSYGFVGELYQSSAETYALNEKLKKPGERSREEGAEDSNHQRLQFNDHVVQGELFKPWTPFNHPVYGEIEIGGWTKMSSRLPHPFMLQDLVHRNASAVIFTAAQTPEIKAELIEKKEIGKNLYQVRIRLINNHAIPTLTYQSLKNKSHRQDILKVSGPSIQVVAGGKLLDAHLNQSEYKEHKPQIQFIQIPGFGKVEYQFLISGKGSVVVDYSSLKARDQQLEFNL
- a CDS encoding ABC transporter ATP-binding protein, with product MKNGSIITIENLIKSFPVGVGKFTALNDISLTFEKGEFSGIVGPSGSGKTTLLNILGSLDTPSQGLTNVLGTTSSQRNPKVAATLRKKHIGFIFQTYNLMSVYTVYENVEFPLLLLKTPSAERRKAVLEALEWVGLTDKIKSKPPMLSGGESQRVAIARAMVKKPDLVLADEPTANLDAKNSHHILQTMEKLNKELETTFVFATHDEKVIGYLRRIIRLEDGKVVSDENVKNRKP
- a CDS encoding FAD/NAD(P)-binding oxidoreductase, which gives rise to MKKILILGGGTAGTMMANKLFKALDRQEWEITIVDQHKTHYYQPGFLFIPFGIYNKSDVIKPKGDFFPSGMQVIYQEIDRIEGGENRVHLMDGTCMKYDFLIIATGTQTRPDETPGLLGNEWYKSIFDFYTVEGAVALQRFFKNWEGGKLVLCISELPFKCPVAPIEFVCLAEAYFTEKGIRDKVDITYVTPLPGAFTKPIATKMLSQLLDEKNIKVVPEFYLESVDNEKKVIRSYDEVEIPFDVLTIVPVNMGSEMIERSGLGDDMNYVDTDKETLQSRKFENIFVLGDAANIPTSKAGSVAHFAAEILFENMMSAMENRPLTARFDGHANCYIETGYGKGALIDFNYDTEPLPGTFPLPGIGPFGLLKNTKINHYGKMIFRWIYWHILLRGKEMPIEAHMTMAGKKNHID
- a CDS encoding TetR/AcrR family transcriptional regulator, which produces MSSKYNPKREQILKTGKELFWKFGFKRVTIEEICKEAGTSKMTFYKYFSNKMDLVKTIMDRILQDSLEKYRQILASDIPYSEKVTGMIQLKRDQIETMSSEFFRDYVQSGDPELLAYLEKVSVESMQIFMDDFHKAQEKGDIRKDLKVEFIMIVMNRLIDMAHEHALLDLYKNPQDLVLEITKFLFYGILNRELHT